A region from the Algoriphagus machipongonensis genome encodes:
- a CDS encoding DUF1254 domain-containing protein, which produces MKKLAIALIGLALLSCNSGKKTKENEKPAYAKEYTEDGKILVDEINFTIAETDLYMVNHSKEYEVNTFRHSRKMSDKDNQFVVRENQDVMYSHAVVDISEGATLVNPDWDVYSVIQVIDENEYTIGVVYPGESKTFTTKDVALGNHIFLNMRTGVRTLDSLGYAEAHEHQNKVQILANSSKPYQAKGFDTKTLDETRVRLKGRMAEANKPEFYFGSKEEVDSLQFLIASAVGIFGLPVEHAAYLNTIQPSNEIQEGKCASLTLPVPPIQFDKGGFFSVTTYNKEGWIATDNFALNNRMAEANADGTYTFHFNCPDAKNNIDVVDGWAILIRLYRPESKEAILDYMKTATETIKFELLEE; this is translated from the coding sequence ATGAAAAAATTAGCAATTGCCTTAATTGGTTTAGCTCTACTTTCCTGCAATAGCGGGAAGAAAACAAAAGAAAATGAAAAACCAGCCTATGCAAAAGAATACACGGAAGACGGTAAAATTTTGGTGGATGAAATCAACTTTACCATCGCAGAGACCGACTTATACATGGTCAATCACTCTAAAGAATATGAGGTAAACACTTTCAGGCATTCCAGAAAAATGTCAGATAAAGACAATCAATTCGTAGTTAGAGAGAATCAAGACGTCATGTATTCTCACGCAGTAGTAGATATTTCCGAAGGTGCGACGTTGGTCAATCCTGATTGGGATGTCTATTCTGTCATTCAGGTTATTGATGAAAATGAGTACACTATTGGAGTCGTTTATCCTGGCGAATCCAAAACCTTTACTACAAAAGATGTAGCTCTTGGAAATCACATATTCCTTAATATGAGAACAGGTGTTCGAACCCTAGACTCATTGGGTTATGCAGAAGCACATGAACACCAAAACAAAGTTCAGATTTTAGCCAACTCAAGTAAACCTTACCAAGCCAAAGGATTTGATACAAAAACTTTGGACGAAACAAGAGTAAGATTGAAAGGCAGAATGGCTGAAGCAAATAAACCGGAGTTTTATTTCGGCTCCAAAGAAGAAGTTGACTCATTACAATTTTTAATAGCTTCTGCTGTTGGCATTTTTGGTCTGCCGGTAGAACATGCTGCATATCTTAATACGATTCAACCAAGTAATGAAATTCAAGAAGGAAAATGTGCCTCCTTAACACTCCCCGTTCCACCTATACAATTTGATAAAGGAGGATTCTTCTCTGTTACTACTTATAATAAAGAAGGGTGGATTGCTACTGACAACTTTGCGCTAAACAACAGAATGGCTGAAGCAAATGCAGATGGCACCTACACCTTCCATTTCAACTGTCCTGATGCTAAAAACAATATCGACGTAGTTGATGGATGGGCAATTCTAATAAGGCTTTATCGTCCAGAAAGTAAAGAAGCAATTTTGGACTATATGAAAACTGCTACCGAAACCATAAAATTTGAATTGTTAGAAGAATAA
- a CDS encoding TVP38/TMEM64 family protein, with amino-acid sequence MTKKGSIFKTISSYFGHHPTGILAWLWVTCMPFIGSAIFAVNYDFLSKYSLSQAIDFLVYVIIGALLMGLALLPTTLIALASGFYFGWVSLPFLILGYSLASVIGYGIGKLINTDLSEKVFKKNPKFKAEVEARKEKEGSLVFFVRISPVVPFAISNFLFASLKVSIAKVLIYGIPGMLTRTVIAFSLGVAASSYLAAKESLNTPLQWAIGLGLLIVGVWGIYGYVKKSKRPQ; translated from the coding sequence ATGACAAAAAAGGGCAGTATTTTCAAAACAATTTCCTCCTACTTTGGACATCACCCTACGGGCATCCTAGCCTGGCTTTGGGTCACATGTATGCCATTTATCGGCTCTGCGATTTTTGCGGTGAACTATGATTTCCTATCAAAATATAGCCTTAGCCAAGCCATAGATTTCTTAGTATATGTCATTATCGGAGCATTACTTATGGGATTGGCCTTGCTTCCCACCACATTGATCGCTTTAGCTTCAGGCTTTTATTTCGGTTGGGTTTCCCTACCTTTTTTAATTTTAGGTTACTCCTTGGCTTCCGTAATAGGTTATGGTATAGGTAAATTGATCAATACTGATCTCTCAGAAAAAGTCTTTAAGAAAAATCCCAAGTTCAAAGCAGAGGTTGAGGCACGAAAAGAAAAAGAAGGTTCCTTAGTGTTTTTTGTACGTATCAGTCCTGTCGTACCTTTTGCTATTTCCAATTTCCTTTTTGCTTCCCTAAAAGTCAGTATTGCAAAAGTGCTGATTTATGGAATTCCTGGGATGCTCACCCGAACTGTCATTGCATTCAGCTTGGGAGTAGCTGCAAGTTCCTATCTCGCCGCCAAAGAATCTCTAAACACTCCTCTTCAATGGGCAATAGGATTGGGTCTATTGATAGTCGGAGTATGGGGGATTTATGGATATGTGAAAAAGAGTAAGCGACCTCAGTAA
- a CDS encoding cystathionine gamma-synthase gives MKFGTKAIHAGVEPDPSTGAIMTPIYQTSTYVQRSPGDHNGYEYSRTHNPTRTALQNNLAALENGKHGICFSSGLGAIDAVVKLFNPGDEIISTNDLYGGTYRLFTKVFERYGIKFHFVPMGDPESITEYINEKTKMIWVETPTNPMMNIIDVAGVAKVAKAHKVLLAVDNTFASPYLQNPLDQGADIVMHSVTKYLGGHSDVVMGALVLNDDEIADQLVFIQNACGATPGPQDCFLVLRGIKTLHLRMERHSQNGKTIAAYLKTHPKVDKVYWPGFEDHPNHAIAKKQMRDFGGMISFTLVGNKQEDAVKVMENFQLFALAESLGGVESLCGHPASMTHASIPKEEREKVGLVDSLIRLSVGVEDAEDLKQDLANALAKI, from the coding sequence ATGAAATTTGGAACCAAAGCCATCCACGCAGGAGTAGAGCCAGATCCAAGCACCGGAGCCATTATGACTCCGATTTATCAGACTTCCACTTATGTGCAGCGCTCTCCAGGCGATCATAATGGGTATGAGTACTCCCGAACGCACAACCCAACCCGAACTGCATTACAGAATAACCTGGCTGCGCTGGAAAATGGAAAACATGGAATTTGCTTCTCCTCCGGTTTAGGTGCTATTGATGCCGTGGTGAAACTCTTCAATCCAGGGGATGAGATTATTTCCACCAATGACCTTTATGGTGGAACCTACCGTCTGTTTACCAAGGTTTTTGAGCGATATGGAATCAAATTCCACTTCGTTCCCATGGGCGATCCAGAATCCATCACCGAGTATATCAACGAAAAGACAAAAATGATTTGGGTAGAGACTCCAACTAACCCAATGATGAATATCATAGATGTGGCAGGAGTGGCTAAAGTGGCCAAAGCACATAAAGTCCTGCTTGCAGTGGATAACACTTTTGCTTCCCCCTACCTTCAAAACCCTTTGGATCAGGGAGCGGATATCGTGATGCATTCTGTAACCAAATATTTGGGAGGGCACTCTGATGTGGTGATGGGAGCCTTGGTATTGAATGATGATGAAATTGCAGACCAACTGGTCTTTATACAGAATGCCTGCGGTGCTACACCAGGTCCTCAGGATTGTTTCTTGGTCCTTCGAGGCATCAAAACCCTGCATTTGCGAATGGAGCGTCATAGCCAAAATGGCAAAACCATTGCAGCTTATTTAAAGACGCATCCTAAAGTAGATAAAGTGTACTGGCCAGGATTTGAGGATCACCCGAATCATGCCATTGCTAAAAAACAAATGCGTGATTTCGGGGGGATGATTTCATTTACATTGGTTGGCAATAAGCAAGAGGATGCAGTCAAGGTAATGGAGAACTTTCAGCTTTTTGCTTTGGCAGAATCACTGGGCGGAGTAGAATCTCTTTGCGGACACCCTGCCTCTATGACCCATGCGAGTATTCCTAAAGAAGAGCGGGAAAAAGTGGGGTTGGTTGATTCTCTGATCCGACTAAGTGTAGGAGTAGAAGATGCTGAGGATTTGAAACAAGATTTAGCAAACGCCTTAGCTAAAATCTGA
- a CDS encoding YfcC family protein — protein sequence MKKFPNAFVIILVAIIFGWILTFLIPKGTYQREFNPETEQTIVVPNSYTQQDAPHLSPFDLLLAIPRGIAERGSLIVLILLLGGCFYIIEKTGALNQGLNQLILLLKGKELLALITLTILFLAAGFTIAMQEEIIAMVPVLMLFGRSLGYNPLTILSATFGSATVGAAFSPFNVFGVVIAQQEAQLELLSGLEFRLTFLLIASLVWIVIVVQYARKHRVEKSTLVLNVNGLTKRSKLILSLLGITFGIVTYGLVSLGWGFEEMSACFFALGLVSGLIAKFGINKTTELYVGGFKEMIFACVIIGLANSISLVLSEGVIIDTIVHGLFSPLKNVPPSVSAVLMMFSQSILHFPIPSYSGQAILTMPILTPLSDLIGLSRQVTVLAYQYGTITMDLIVPTNGALMAVIALAGVKYNDWIKFIIKPVLIIFAIAAVAILIGIQIGYQ from the coding sequence ATGAAGAAATTTCCCAATGCCTTTGTCATAATTTTAGTAGCAATAATTTTTGGATGGATTCTGACTTTTTTAATTCCCAAAGGAACTTACCAACGGGAATTCAACCCTGAAACAGAACAAACTATAGTGGTTCCCAACTCCTATACACAACAAGACGCACCACATCTTTCTCCCTTTGATCTACTGTTAGCTATTCCCAGAGGTATTGCTGAAAGAGGAAGCTTAATTGTATTGATTCTATTGCTTGGAGGATGTTTCTATATCATAGAGAAGACAGGTGCATTAAATCAGGGCTTAAATCAATTAATCCTTCTTCTAAAAGGAAAGGAACTTTTAGCATTAATTACGCTTACCATCTTGTTTCTGGCAGCAGGTTTTACAATCGCAATGCAGGAAGAAATTATCGCTATGGTGCCTGTGCTCATGCTTTTTGGACGCTCTCTAGGATACAATCCATTGACTATTTTAAGTGCTACTTTCGGGTCTGCAACAGTGGGTGCAGCATTTAGCCCATTTAATGTTTTTGGAGTTGTAATAGCCCAACAAGAGGCCCAGTTGGAATTGCTTTCTGGCTTAGAATTCAGGTTAACATTTCTTCTGATCGCCTCTTTAGTTTGGATAGTAATTGTTGTCCAATATGCTAGAAAGCATCGGGTGGAGAAATCAACCTTAGTCTTAAATGTGAATGGCCTTACCAAAAGAAGTAAGCTCATATTATCCTTACTCGGTATCACATTTGGAATTGTGACTTACGGTCTGGTTAGTTTAGGTTGGGGTTTTGAAGAAATGTCGGCTTGCTTTTTTGCTTTAGGTTTAGTGTCTGGTCTCATCGCCAAATTCGGTATCAACAAGACCACCGAATTATATGTCGGTGGCTTTAAGGAAATGATTTTTGCCTGCGTCATCATAGGACTGGCCAATAGTATTTCACTTGTTTTAAGTGAGGGAGTTATTATTGATACGATTGTCCACGGATTATTTTCTCCTTTAAAAAATGTGCCTCCTTCTGTATCTGCAGTTTTAATGATGTTTTCCCAATCCATCCTACATTTCCCAATTCCTAGCTATTCCGGACAGGCTATTTTAACCATGCCTATTTTAACCCCCTTGTCTGATTTGATAGGGCTCTCCAGACAAGTAACCGTGCTGGCCTATCAATATGGCACGATCACAATGGACTTGATTGTACCCACCAATGGGGCATTAATGGCTGTGATCGCACTGGCGGGTGTAAAGTACAATGATTGGATCAAGTTTATTATCAAACCGGTTTTAATCATTTTTGCAATTGCTGCAGTAGCTATCCTGATTGGAATACAAATTGGATATCAGTAA
- a CDS encoding DUF1254 domain-containing protein: MRILILFSILAQLLSGCNSSNKKNKTEKLSDVKEMTDDQATVSVNEENYALAMADMAMQREFEQGANNTNWHHHYDIMELDKQPAPMMNRDTKYSFSILDGGGDVAITLPETDGRYMSLHIWNHDHVTYKVFYGPGRYVIPASVTSDYFVANVRTQVDSKDPEDVKKSSEFQNQLKIEYLDGYQPKPFRATKWNMDEFNKIHQKYVEIANQQGIMGTMGTIDNPVSLEDRNRGVAIGTGLLPDKDAVYLTGKYDVNKGNKYQVTYAVPEMVNPELGFYSITVYGDDQYLKTDMGSTLSNRDIKLNPDGKSFTITYVFQEDFDNSENQLVIPTETFWINFRVYMPGQSIIDGEYILPTVK, encoded by the coding sequence ATGAGAATCTTAATCCTTTTTTCAATCTTAGCTCAGCTATTGAGCGGATGTAATTCATCAAATAAAAAGAACAAAACTGAAAAACTGTCTGATGTTAAAGAAATGACAGATGACCAAGCTACCGTTAGTGTAAACGAAGAGAATTATGCATTGGCGATGGCAGACATGGCCATGCAAAGAGAGTTTGAGCAAGGAGCAAATAACACCAATTGGCATCATCATTATGATATCATGGAGCTGGATAAGCAACCTGCTCCGATGATGAACCGTGATACGAAATATTCATTTTCCATTTTAGATGGAGGTGGTGATGTAGCAATTACCCTACCGGAAACTGATGGACGTTATATGTCATTGCACATATGGAATCACGATCACGTAACTTACAAAGTTTTCTATGGACCCGGACGATATGTTATTCCGGCATCGGTTACTAGTGACTATTTTGTAGCCAATGTAAGAACACAGGTAGATTCTAAAGACCCTGAAGATGTAAAAAAATCAAGTGAATTCCAGAATCAATTGAAAATTGAATACTTAGACGGATATCAACCAAAACCATTTAGGGCGACTAAGTGGAACATGGACGAGTTCAATAAAATTCATCAGAAATATGTTGAGATTGCCAACCAGCAAGGTATCATGGGCACAATGGGCACTATAGATAATCCGGTTTCGTTAGAAGACCGCAACAGAGGTGTTGCTATTGGCACCGGACTTTTACCTGATAAAGATGCGGTGTATTTAACGGGCAAGTATGATGTGAATAAAGGAAACAAATATCAAGTGACCTATGCAGTACCTGAAATGGTCAATCCTGAATTGGGCTTTTATTCTATTACAGTGTATGGTGATGACCAGTACCTAAAAACAGATATGGGTTCTACTCTTAGTAACAGGGATATCAAGTTAAATCCTGATGGAAAATCATTCACTATAACATATGTTTTTCAAGAGGATTTTGATAATTCAGAAAATCAATTGGTCATTCCTACAGAGACATTTTGGATAAACTTTCGTGTATATATGCCCGGGCAATCTATCATCGATGGTGAATATATACTACCAACAGTTAAATAA